From the genome of Deltaproteobacteria bacterium:
ACGTAAAATGAGTGAGATAAAAACAAAGAGAATTGCAGTTTTAGCGGGCGATGGCATTGGCGAAGAGGTAGTGAGAGAGGCCGTTAAAGTGCTTGAGTTAGTTGGAGAGAAGGGAGAGTTTCAGTTCGTTAAAGCTTTAGTGGGTGGGCAAGCGTTTGACGAATATGGCGAGCACTTGCCAGGCGAGACAGTTAAAGTTTGTCGCAACTCCGATGCGATTCTTTTTGGTTCCGTAGGTGGGCCAGTAAGTGAGTCTCATCTGTTAAAATGGAAGAACTGCGAAGTTAATTCCATTTTAGCTCTTAGGAAGGAATTTGGTTTTTTGGCCAATTTTCGACCGGCTAGGGTTTATAGTGATTTAGTGTGTATTTGTCCGCTTAAGGAGGACATAGTAGCTTATGGGGTTGATTTATTGATTGTTCGCGAGCTTCTTGGCGATATCTATTTTGGCGAGCACAGTGTTATGGTTGAAGATGGAAAGCGCGTGGCTATTGATATTGCGCGCTATGACGAGGACGAGATTCGAGCCGTAGCGCATGTAGCCTTTAAGGCCGCGCAAAAGCGGAGTGGAAGGCTCACTTCTGTCGATAAGGCAAATGTTTTGGAGACTTCGCGACTTTGGAGACAAACAGTTCACGAGGTGGGAGAGGCCGAATATCCAGACGTAGAGTTAAGCGACATGCTGGTAGACAATTGTGCTATGCAGCTAATAAAAAACCCAAGCCAATTTGACGTTATCTTATGTTCGAATTTTATGGGAGATATTTTGTCCGATGCCGCTGCAGTTTTACCTGGTTCTTTAGGCTTAATGCCTTCGGCTAGTATTAGTGCTTCTGGTTTTGGTTTGTACGAGCCAAGTGGCGGGTCAGCTCAAGACATAGCAGGAATGGGAGTTGCTAACCCCATAGCGCAAATTTTAAGTGCGGCGATGATGCTTGCGTTTTCGTTTGAGATGTTTGAGGAAGCTTCTCTGATTGAGTCGGCGGTGGAGCTGGCGTTAGCTGAGGGTTATAGGACTAAGGATATATATTCTGAGGGAAAGATTTTGGTGGGGACGCAGGAAATGGGGGATATAATTTGTAGCAAGTTGATGGATATTACAAGAAGGTAAATGTTTAATGGAAACCACTAAGTACATCTGGCTAAATGGTGAATTTATCGCCTGGGATGAAGCGAAGATTCACGTTTTAACTCATTCGCTGCACTACGGTGGGGCAGTTTTTGAGGGCATTAGGGTGTATGAGACGGCAAAAGGCGCAGCGGTCTTTAGGCTTAGAGATCACACAAAGAGGCTTTTTTATTCAGCCGCTGTGTTTAAGATGAAAGTTCCTTTTTCCGAGGAGGAGATTAACTCTGCAACGCTTGAACTTCTTAGGAGAACGGGGCTAAAGCAAGGGTATATTCGGCCAATAATTTATTTTGGCTACGGCAAAATGGGCTTAAATCCCAAAGGTGCACCTGTTGATGTGGCGATTGCTTGTTGGCCATGGGGGGCATATTTGCCGCATGAGATGGTAGACATCAAGGTAAGCAAGTATATGCGGATTCATCCGCGTTCGACTGTTTGCGATGCAAAAATATCGGGTCATTACGTTAATAGCATTTTAGCCGTCCAGCAGCTTGAGGGAAGTCATTACCACGAGGCCCTGCTTCTAGATTTCGATGGGAATATTGCCGAAGGGCCTGGAGAGAATTTTTTTATAGTGTCCAAGGGGCATATCTATACGCCACCCCTAGGGACAATTTTAGCAGGAATTACGCGCGATACGGTTATTAAAATTGCATCCAATTTGGGAGTGTGTGTAACTGAAAAGATTCTTCGGCCTGAAGATGTCTGGTCGGCAGACGAG
Proteins encoded in this window:
- the leuB gene encoding 3-isopropylmalate dehydrogenase; the protein is MKTKRIAVLAGDGIGEEVVREAVKVLELVGEKGEFQFVKALVGGQAFDEYGEHLPGETVKVCRNSDAILFGSVGGPVSESHLLKWKNCEVNSILALRKEFGFLANFRPARVYSDLVCICPLKEDIVAYGVDLLIVRELLGDIYFGEHSVMVEDGKRVAIDIARYDEDEIRAVAHVAFKAAQKRSGRLTSVDKANVLETSRLWRQTVHEVGEAEYPDVELSDMLVDNCAMQLIKNPSQFDVILCSNFMGDILSDAAAVLPGSLGLMPSASISASGFGLYEPSGGSAQDIAGMGVANPIAQILSAAMMLAFSFEMFEEASLIESAVELALAEGYRTKDIYSEGKILVGTQEMGDIICSKLMDITRR
- a CDS encoding branched-chain amino acid transaminase; translation: METTKYIWLNGEFIAWDEAKIHVLTHSLHYGGAVFEGIRVYETAKGAAVFRLRDHTKRLFYSAAVFKMKVPFSEEEINSATLELLRRTGLKQGYIRPIIYFGYGKMGLNPKGAPVDVAIACWPWGAYLPHEMVDIKVSKYMRIHPRSTVCDAKISGHYVNSILAVQQLEGSHYHEALLLDFDGNIAEGPGENFFIVSKGHIYTPPLGTILAGITRDTVIKIASNLGVCVTEKILRPEDVWSADEAFFTGTAAEVTLIRSLDDRQIGNSGKPGEISQQIKDAYLDVVYGRDSRFETYLSRV